From a single Brettanomyces bruxellensis chromosome 7, complete sequence genomic region:
- a CDS encoding uncharacterized protein (BUSCO:EOG092600X0) produces the protein MSKLNHPGLREASSKSTTHLDEHTHTYALQSRPTRADYPDLTLSLLSTLSNRRSEQSGIGRDYWLDDSSALECRACERRFTTFRRKHHCRICGKIFCGACTTFIDGTKFNVNGQMRVCLSCAQLAERYEDYPTSEEEEEFDDRESPSRRSRISADDTSTLIGGRDSPLRSQLGVIKRSSDSTEGKTTSSNKIDTIKASSKKPSESNNKDISATKDTETTPAPPPLLTIATRREGEAVEIDIPRANRHQVHQIHQKRQQGRQDLLQGKDTTLANSSARLAPLSFTKVAASAASSIFNFAASKRVPSETRTNSKTTSVPSAGNRPHSALSDDISNSIYTSDSSEDDVDSDHDPFIQITRKGDANTSAMYKSGDTVRGKSVKQNTSVDVEDQVLPGMSTESLDSTNLLRSKSVGNRLKIYQNANDASAASLPPLSPTSSESVNKGWGVGLGIERPSYGSVSQQILGPLRWGMQPSMSLQRDNRGFQPTDIMKQRSRMRRASTFQRLRHRRISRSGRKVSGTGTRVLSSSSVSSSLLGFEDFEFTDDFLRAGEMHGRQLLRELLTDKDIPNIDQWTEVLVKCLKKISLISVDLSNTTGFDMSNYLKLKRIPGGEISDTHVIDGLVISKSLPLKQMPREIDNPRIMLITFPLEYDQEQDTTSSAGELHRLSQQDDNSFKEVDQEDVMDAQFSSLEPIIAQQNEFLRKLTARIAALKPNIVLSSSTINGYALELLSARGITVVPKVKLPAIERAARMTGADVITSMDKLALQPKLGHCGKFEVRTYLCKRALRTYFYFSGCDRKLGFTITLRGMGKEALGKIKECAALMAYVFFNVKLESGLLRDQCLQAPEIKEQQITCPLYSIQIGSYSDVWDLIKKRILSSSPSVNFHAPHLLVELKDIEKLAEKNKLQFAEFENKFHILLGDKSLKDGNRQKAIKRYLDFWQISQVAANLPEGFDDLFSIVKKCSDERDRMLRYELSVAGRQWDQFWAARGLSYFDPNYHQNIVTLFSMVCSKNSTPCIGPVIQLVDFYWENDFSLGQFIEHTCLHAGDLCPEGCGLSLKDHYRTYVHGSGKVDVVLEEDTHEKAGNSVNGKDDIIMTWSFCKVCHSTTVVLPLTENAWNYSFGKYLELSFWCRNMKVKGSACDHDFYRDQIHYFSFRGYMVRIEYSEIDTLRLVPPKSKVFWKPQYDIGIKIKTFNSAIQKSRQFFDSVRSRLNRVKLDNTTLEKVEAGSKRITELKQKVDTQQINIEHLCKHIYSSTDVTRHLELNSVVREVQELSSDWNTVFKEFAEKYLPSEKDIRKITAFQLDRLFNSVSDHKKGDNEHTDGEEREIKEEKASKKDMDQKEAKPVTDTTENSGIENDQNNAADKQIEQKGSALKKSEQSKSDTSVMQRRYFWENQEKKVEGQANDDFGNFEMNSGKVKKLAELFDAGEYFKQREMDKKKMEANNYTPKVVSLKPRVEVYKDVNDAVWDEDVKVADSNGKSKIETEREAENSMDENSSQNLKADGNKKAVKKDKKQEGSIAQPEKVSLLKSLTHFWEDRSASLWEPLAYPLNFSEHIFVDSDVIVREDEPSSIIAFCLSTSDYSSKLCDALNRTHEENNANYEDKVKQESNKKTQKTPDSGGVKNKTSAGEGSKKNDQIADKKATAKLASEGLAEQNIKHVLEEETDEESATEEANKDKTVPETLESIMLKKGFHLKYQFEEGYSTIWCKIFFAEQFEAFRRQCGVSEHFLQSLSRCVKWDSAGGKSGSAFLKTLDDRFVIKELSKAELEAFVQFAPSYFEYFAQALFHNLPTVLVKIFGFYQIQVKNTFPGGKSYTIDALVMENLFYNRKTSRIFDLKGSMRNRHVEQTGKENEVLLDENMVEYIYESPLFVRENAKRLLRASLWNDTLFLAKMNVMDYSLVIGIDSESKELVVGIIDCIRTFTWDKKLESWVKEKGLVGGGGVGREPTVITPKQYKNRFREAMERYILMAPGAFYQAYRRTFPHHGGPFSDEAVGGSTFDKQPEEEEGLIGHSPYKDDENETIEMTQLPPNMLELEEESEAVLSGLVRDINDLGKLYRNNMLPGFNDKSEDEAKINEMSMKITKKFQFLYTEIRKLDDEKLQFQRKSETILVENLKKKLAIRTQELSTAFRKLQNNYIKYLRQDEVGIDKQGGDQFNESQIFSNSGKSSEEDNDVIEDYSRAAMQSSSKQLMQQQQQSEMDDQYLQEREREIYKIAQGVVEISTIFKELENMVIDQGTVLDRIDYNLSKTVVNVKKADKQMKKAEKYQKATTKCKVVFFLVLVILLLLLVLMLKPRRVDHYIHDGGSNGDSSTQPDNSESGNVDEGSNPVDNGESPARKTAPGNSDVGMNLVLI, from the exons ATGTCCAAGTTGAACCATCCAGGCCTACGAGAGGCATCATCTAAATCTACAACTCATCTAGACGAGCATACTCATACTTATGCTCTTCAGTCAAGACCTACTAGGGCTGATTATCCAGATCTCACACTTAGTCTCCTGTCGACGCTTTCCAATCGACGATCCGAGCAATCTGGAATAGGCAGAGACTATTGGCTTGATGACTCTTCGGCACTGGAGTGTCGTGCATGCGAGAGAAGGTTTACCACGTTTAGAAGGAAACATCATTGTCGAATATGTGGTAAGATTTTTTGCGGGGCATGTACTACGTTCATTGATGGCACAAAGTTTAATGTCAATGGTCAGATGAGGGTTTGCCTGTCTTGTGCACAGCTTGCTGAGCGTTATGAGGATTATCCAACAagtgaagaggaagaggaattTGATGATAGAGAAAGCCCGAGCCGAAGAAGTCGTATAAGTGCTGATGATACATCCACTCTAATTGGTGGGCGTGATTCTCCATTAAGATCGCAGCTTGGAGTGATTAAACGAAGTTCCGACTCGACGGAAGGGAAAactacttcttcaaataagATAGATACTATCAAAGCAAGCAGCAAAAAGCCATCGGAGTCTAATAATAAGGATATAAGTGCGACAAAGGACACGGAAACAACTCCAGCTCCACCTCCATTGCTCACAATTGCCACCAGAAGGGAAGGTGAGGCTGTTGAAATAGATATTCCACGGGCAAATCGGCATCAAGTTCATCAGATTCATCAAAAGAGGCAACAAGGACGGCAGGATCTGCTTCAGGGAAAGGACACCACTCTTGCAAACTCATCTGCTCGACTTGCACCACTAAGCTTTACGAAAGTGGCCGCTAGTGCGGCATCTTCGATCTTCAATTTTGCAGCTTCTAAGAGGGTTCCATCAGAAACAAGAACTAACTCAAAGACGACTTCAGTCCCTTCAGCTGGGAATAGGCCGCATTCTGCCTTATCAGACGATATAAGCAATAGTATTTATACGAGTGATTCGAGCGaggatgatgttgattCAGACCACGATCCATTTATTCAGATTACGAGGAAAGGTGACGCCAATACTAGCGCAATGTACAAAAGTGGAGACACCGTGCGTGGGAAATCAGTAAAGCAAAACACATCTGTAGATGTGGAGGATCAGGTTCTTCCTGGAATGAGTACGGAGAGCCTTGACAGTACGAATCTACTAAGGAGTAAAAGCGTTGGAAACAGGCTTAAAATATAccaaaatgcaaatgatgCTAGTGCTGCCTCTTTGCCTCCGCTAAGTCCTACATCCAGCGAAAGTGTTAATAAAGGGTGGGGGGTTGGCTTGGGAATTGAGCGGCCTTCGTATGGATCTGTATCACAGCAAATTCTTGGGCCTTTAAGATGGGGAATGCAGCCGTCTATGAGTCTGCAGAGGGATAACCGGGGGTTTCAGCCTACAGATATCATGAAACAGCGATCTAGGATGAGACGtgcttcaacttttcaacGATTGAGACACAGAAGGATAAGCCGAAGTGGTCGTAAGGTAAGTGGCACTGGCACAAGAGTgctatcttcatcttctgtgTCGTCCTCTTTACTGGGATTTGAAGATTTTGAGTTCACGGACGATTTCTTGAGAGCTGGAGAGATGCACGGGAGACAACTGCTTCGAGAACTACTCACTGATAAGGATATACCCAACATAGATCAGTGGACTGAGGTGCTTGTGAAATgcttgaagaagatatcCCTTATATCTGTCGATCTCAGCAACACAACAGGATTTGATATGTCCAACTATCTCAAGTTAAAGCGTATTCCGGGAGGGGAGATCTCAGACACGCACGTTATAGATGGACTGGTAATTTCAAAAAGTCTTCCTTTGAAGCAAATGCCGCGTGAGATCGATAATCCACGTATTATGCTCATTACATTTCCTCTTGAATATGACCAAGAACAGGATACAACATCGAGTGCCGGGGAATTGCACAGACTGTCCCAACAGGATGACAATTCATTCAAAGAAGTAGACCAGGAGGATGTGATGGACGCCCAATTTTCATCTCTTGAACCGATCATCGCACAGCAAAACGAATTTTTACGCAAATTAACAGCAAGAATAGCTGCTCTCAAGCCTAATATAGTACTATCTTCTTCTACAATCAACGGGTATGCTTTGGAACTTCTGTCGGCAAGAGGAATAACCGTGGTCCCAAAAGTGAAATTGCCTGCAATTGAACGCGCTGCTCGAATGACAGGAGCAGATGTCATAACTTCAATGGATAAACTTGCATTACAGCCTAAACTTGGACACTGTGGGAAATTTGAAGTGAGAACTTATCTCTGCAAGCGTGCATTACGTACATATTTCTACTTTTCCGGTTGCGACAGAAAACTTGGCTTTACAATTACACTAAGAGGTATGGGCAAGGAGGCTTTGGGTAAAATCAAGGAGTGTGCTGCTTTGATGGCTTATGTCTTCTTCAACGTGAAACTTGAATCGGGACTTTTACGTGATCAGTGTCTACAGGCTCCGGAAATAAAAGAGCAACAGATTACCTGTCCTCTATATTCCATACAGATTGGTTCCTACAGTGATGTTTGGGACCTAATTAAGAAGAggattctttcttcctctccGTCCGTCAACTTCCATGCTCCTCACCTACTTGTGGAGCTCaaagatattgaaaaacTAGCCGAGAAGAATAAGTTGCAGTTTGCGGAATTCGAAAACAAATTTCACATTCTTCTAGGTGACAAGTCCTTGAAGGATGGAAATCGCCAGAAGGCAATAAAGAGATATTTGGATTTCTGGCAAATATCACAGGTTGCTGCAAACTTGCCTGAAGGTTTTGACGATTTATTCAGTATCGTTAAAAAGTGCAGTGACGAAAGGGATAGAATGTTGCGTTACGAGCTTTCTGTAGCTGGTAGACAATGGGACCAGTTTTGGGCTGCAAGGGGTCTTTCGTACTTTGATCCAAActatcatcaaaatattgTTACACTATTTAGCATGGTGTGCTCGAAGAACTCTACTCCTTGTATCGGACCGGTTATTCAGCTAGTTGATTTTTACTGGGAAaatgatttttctttaggTCAGTTTATTGAACACACTTGTTTACACGCTGGTGATCTTTGCCCGGAAGGATGCGGACTCAGCCTAAAGGATCATTACAGGACTTACGTTCACGGAAGTGGAAAAGTAGACGTTGTTCTGGAAGAGGACACGCATGAAAAGGCAGGAAATAGCGTAAATGGAAAAGATGACATAATTATGACTTGGAGCTTTTGCAAAGTGTGTCACAGCACTACGGTTGTACTACCACTTACTGAAAATGCATGGAATTATTCATTTGGAAAGTACCTTGAATTGTCATTTTGGTGTAGGAACATGAAAGTTAAGGGATCAGCCTGCGATCATGATTTCTACAGAGATCAAATACATTACTTCAGCTTTAGAGGATACATGGTGAGAATCGAGTACTCCGAGATTGATACTTTACGACTGGTTCCTCCAAAGTCAAAAGTCTTCTGGAAGCCACAATATGACATTGGTATCAAGATCAAGACTTTCAATTCGGCTATCCAAAAATCGCGGCAATTTTTTGATAGTGTACGCAGCCGGTTGAACAGGGTCAAGCTTGACAATACTACacttgaaaaagttgagGCCGGTTCTAAGCGAATTACTGAATTAAAGCAGAAGGTGGATACACagcaaataaatatcgagCATCTTTGTAAACATATCTATTCCAGCACTGATGTTACAAGACATCTAGAACTGAATTCCGTTGTTCGTGAGGTCCAAGAGCTGTCCAGTGATTGGAATACCGTGTTCAAGGAGTTTGCAGAGAAATATTTACCTTCTGAGAAGGATATTAGAAAGATTACCGCATTTCAGTTAGATCGTCTTTTTAATTCTGTCTCGGATCATAAGAAGGGAGATAATGAACATACAGATGGGGAAGAACGAGagataaaagaagaaaaagccaGTAAAAAAGACATGGACCAAAAAGAAGCCAAGCCAGTAACTGATACTACCGAAAACAGTGGTATTGAGAATGATCAGAATAATGCTGCTGACAAACAAATCGAACAGAAGGGATCagctttgaaaaagagTGAGCAGTCTAAAAGTGATACCTCCGTTATGCAAAGGCGGTACTTTTGGGAAAATCaggagaaaaaagtggaaggACAAGCAAATGATGACTTTGGGAACTTTGAGATGAATTCAGGAAAGGTGAAGAAACTTGCCGAACTCTTTGATGCTGgtgaatatttcaagcaaagagaaatggacaagaagaagatggaagCTAATAACTATACTCCTAAGGTGGTTTCTTTGAAGCCACGTGTTGAGGTTTACAAGGATGTTAATGATGCTGTCTGGGATGAAGATGTGAAAGTTGCTGATTCAAACGGAAAATCGAAAATTGAAACCGAGAGGGAAGCGGAGAACAGTATGGATGAAAACTCTTCGcaaaatttgaaagctgatggaaataaaaaggctgtcaaaaaagacaaaaaacAGGAAGGTAGCATAGCCCAGCCTGAAAAGGTATCTCTTTTAAAGTCATTAACGCATTTTTGGGAAGATAGATCGGCGTCATTATGGGAACCGTTGGCTTATCCTCTTAACTTTTCAGaacatatttttgttgaCTCTGATGTGATTGTTAGGGAAGATGAACCAAGTTCCATTATTGCGTTTTGTCTCAGTACGTCCGACTATAGTTCAAAACTTTGCGATGCCCTTAACAGAACTCATGAAGAGAATAATGCAAATTATGAAGACAAAGTAAAGCAGGAAAGCAATAAAAAGACGCAAAAAACTCCAGATTCTGGTGGGGTGAAAAATAAGACTTCTGCAGGTGAAGGaagtaagaaaaatgatCAAATAGCAGATAAAAAGGCGACAGCAAAGCTGGCTTCAGAGGGTTTAGCCGAGcaaaatataaaacatGTTCTGGAAGAGGAAACTGATGAAGAATCTGCAACAGAAGAAGCGAACAAGGATAAGACCGTGCCGGAAACACTTGAGTCCATAATGCTTAAGAAGGGATTTCATCTTAAATATCAATTTGAAGAGGGATACTCTACAATCTGGTGCAAGATATTCTTTGCCGAACAGTTTGAGGCATTTAGAAGGCAGTGTGGGGTCAGTGAGCACTTTTTACAGAGTCTATCTCGTTGTGTGAAGTGGGATTCTGCAGGTGGTAAGAGCGGGTCAGCATTTCTAAAAACTTTGGATGATCGGTTCGTTATTAAGGAGCTCAGCAAGGCTGAGCTTGAGGCCTTTGTTCAGTTTGCTCCAAGTTACTTTGAGTACTTTGCACAGGCGCTTTTCCATAATCTTCCTACTGTTCTGGTTAAAATCTTTGGATTCTATCAGATCCAGGTCAAGAACACATTCCCTGGTGGTAAGTCATACACAATTGACGCACTTGTCATGGAAAACTTGTTTTACAATCGGAAGACGAGCCGGATTTTTGACTTGAAGGGTTCGATGAGAAATAGACATGTGGAACAAACTGGAAAGGAGAACGAGGTTCTTCTCGATGAGAATATggttgaatatatatatgagtCGCCGTTGTTTGTGCGGGAGAATGCAAAGAGACTTCTTCGTGCCTCACTTTGGAACGATACGTTATTTTTGGCAAAAATGAACGTGATGGATTACTCACTGGTGATTGGAATAGACTCAGAGAGTAAGGAGCTGGTGGTCGGAATTATTGACTGTATACGAACATTCACTTGGGACAAGAAGCTTGAAAGCTGGGTGAAGGAGAAGGGATTAGTTGGTGGAGGAGGTGTTGGAAGAGAGCCAACGGTTATTACTCCAAAACAGTATAAAAACAGGTTTAGGGAAGCCATGGAGAGATACATATTAATGGCACCTGGTGCGTTTTACCAAG CATATAGGCGTACATTCCCTCATCATGGAGGGCCATTTTCTGATGAGGCGGTGGGTGGATCCACGTTTGATAAGCAGccagaagaagaggaagggTTAATAGGGCATAGCCCatataaagatgatgaaaatgaaacaatTGAAATGACACAACTCCCACCGAATATGCTTGAACTTGAAGAGGAATCAGAGGCAGTGCTTAGTGGATTGGTGCGAGACATCAATGATCTTGGAAAGCTCTACCGGAACAACATGCTTCCCGGATTTAACGATAAAAGCGAGGATGAGGCGAAGATAAATGAGATGAGCATGAAGATTACCAAGAAGTTTCAATTCCTATACACGGAGATAAGGAAGTTGGACGACGAAAAGCTACAATTTCAGCGGAAATCAGAGACAATTCTCGTAgagaatttgaagaagaaattagCAATTAGGACGCAGGAACTATCGACAGCATTTCGGAAGCTGCAGAATAACTatatcaaatatttaaGGCAGGATGAGGTGGGTATAGATAAGCAAGGAGGAGACCAGTTTAATGAGTCGCAGATATTCTCCAACAGTGGTAAAAGTTCGGAGGAGGATAATGATGTGATTGAGGATTATTCACGAGCGGCCATGCAAAGCTCGAGTAAGCAGTTAAtgcaacagcaacagcaaagCGAGATGGACGATCAGTATCTTCAGGAGAGGGAGCGGGAGATATACAAAATCGCTCAGGGTGTCGTTGAGATTTCGACAATTTTCAAGGAGTTGGAAAACATGGTGATTGACCAGGGAACGGTATTGGACAGGATAGACTATAATTTGAGCAAAACTGTGGTCAACGTGAAGAAGGCGGATAagcagatgaagaaagcagaaaagtATCAGAAGGCAACGACGAAGTGTAAGGTCGTGTTTTTCTTGGTTCTTGTGATACTTCTCCTACTTCTAGTTTTAATGCTAAAGCCAAGAAGGGTGGATCACTACATTCACGATGGAGGTAGCAACGGCGATTCATCTACGCAGCCGGATAATTCAGAGAGTGGGAATGTGGATGAAGGCAGTAACCCGGTGGATAATGGGGAGAGCCCGGCTAGGAAGACTGCACCTGGCAACAGTGATGTCGGCATGAATTTAGTATTGATATAA
- a CDS encoding uncharacterized protein (BUSCO:EOG09262POL), whose protein sequence is MTESIALKREEAEKNKESAIDSEKIKEELRDDLDGGSESSESEPEDEYGKLLTNDVEEGLSKVLKAIKSGDKALFDPKVKFFKDPSKDAEEKKSENDEHKPIYLKDYHRMALLETKTNEDEEDEEMINGNKQEELEGEGDEIIKPYTEQQEADKAALLSEINKEFEDKNEDGDDETFLKKKQTKVDIADKETEEQDLPDPTVDGGEKFLEAYMDKQAWIPTDKSKDLTKGMNEDDPEFDDAAERFENAYNFRFEDPHAAEIVSYARSQATMRREKMNSRKKDRKKEQDKRRKEKQDVQKQLKQKKQKKINMVMDRIKEVREAVGKEVPESVIASVFGDILMQEDFDSDEWDQKMNEVFEKYYGGEEEGGKIEKPQWSDDEEETEEKEGTEKSGENEENEDEETVVSKRKQKRVEKHAKKQQKEQLKQVAVDVVEKRASDILDEVQQERGRSKVKEPVKFRYREVSPESFGLTTRDILFASDTDLNEFVGLKKLAPYRRKNDVEEDKMKFGKKKRLSEWRKKVFHNPEGPDFENEDDLSDVKIPSIVNGGKHKHRHKHKHGNKKRRAEDAQKSDGKKRKTN, encoded by the coding sequence ATGACGGAAAGTATAGCATTAAAGAGGGAGGAGGCCgagaaaaacaaagagAGTGCTATTGACAGTGAAAAGATCAAGGAAGAACTTAGAGATGATTTGGATGGAGGTTCCGAGTCCTCAGAATCTGAGCCAGAAGATGAATATGGAAAATTATTAAcaaatgatgttgaagaaggcTTAAGCAAGGTGTTGAAGGCCATTAAATCAGGTGATAAGGCTTTGTTTGATCCAAaggtgaaatttttcaaagatcCTTCGAAGGATGCcgaagagaaaaaaagtgagaaTGATGAGCATAAGCCAATTTACCTTAAGGATTATCATCGTATGGCATTATTGGAAACAAAGacaaatgaagatgaagaagatgaagagatGATAAATGGAAACAAGCAGGAGGAACTcgaaggagaaggagatgaGATAATAAAACCATACACTGAGCAACAGGAAGCAGACAAAGCTGCTCTTCTCTCCGAGATTAACAAGGAATTTGAGGACAAGAATGAGGAtggagatgatgaaacatttttgaagaagaagcagacaAAAGTTGATATTGCAGATAAAGAAACAGAGGAACAGGATTTACCGGATCCCACAGTTGATGGTGGAGAGAAGTTTTTAGAAGCATACATGGACAAACAAGCATGGATACCAACGGACAAATCGAAGGATCTTACCAAGGGAATGAATGAAGACGATccagaatttgatgatgctgcggaaagatttgaaaatgcatACAACTTCCGTTTTGAGGATCCACACGCCGCTGAAATTGTTTCATATGCAAGATCTCAGGCTACAATGAGAAGAGAGAAGATGAATTCGAGAAAGAAGGACAGAAAGAAGGAGCAAGATaagagaaggaaagagaaaCAAGATGTTCAAAAGCAAttgaagcaaaagaaacaaaagaagatcaacaTGGTTATGGATAGAATTAAAGAGGTGCGAGAAGCTGTTGGCAAAGAGGTGCCTGAATCTGTTATTGCAAGCGTTTTTGGTGATATATTGATGCAGGAGGATTTTGATAGCGATGAGTGGGACCAAAAGATGAATGAAGTGTTTGAAAAGTATTATGGTGGAGaggaagaaggaggaaaaatcGAGAAACCACAATGGAGcgatgatgaggaagagacggaggaaaaagaaggaaccGAAAAGAGTGGtgaaaatgaggaaaatgaagatgaggagaCAGTTGTGTctaaaagaaaacaaaaaagagttGAGAAGCATGCtaaaaagcagcaaaaagAGCAGCTCAAGCAGGTTGCTGTTGATGTTGTGGAAAAACGAGCATCGGATATTTTGGATGAAGTGCAGCaggaaagaggaagaagcaaGGTTAAAGAACCTGTGAAATTCAGATATAGAGAAGTTTCACCAGAGAGCTTTGGCTTGACTACGAGagatattttatttgcaaGTGACACCGACTTAAATGAGTTCGTTGGCTTGAAGAAACTTGCCCCCTACAGACGTAAAAATGACGTTGAGGAAGATAAGAtgaaatttggaaagaagaaaagactCAGCGaatggagaaagaaagtgTTCCATAATCCGGAGGGACCAGATTTTGAGAATGAGGATGATTTGAGTGACGTTAAGATTCCATCAATAGTTAACGGTGGGAAACATAAGCATCGCCATAAGCACAAACATGGCAACAAAAAGCGTCGTGCCGAAGATGCACAAAAAAGTGATGgcaagaagagaaagaccAATTAG
- a CDS encoding uncharacterized protein (SECRETED:SignalP(1-22)) produces the protein MGPFLTICAYSLAMAISSFVAGIPPLLFELPPEKMEHLSTLSMGILVSAAQVLIIPEGIKHSPEGSPIGLFLIAGFITLFTIDRLSDIARSSKRNSNGYSKMNYNIEEGQGSPIDPNLEIDSLSERGISDSHGASSDGNTDDDSRITTSDADLDSIMNDGVQPSTTATEEEDYSIRQILESSGTLKGMWNLKGSTSLRKLLFKGFVSAFQNTDTLGLLIHCITDGIALASSLMASNESPTVQSIFVIVAIFLHKLPTAFALVALLIRDGLPRIFVLCHLICFSLAAPLGALITYMVIVLFVDESLEGLSGLLLTFSGGSFLYVGFHALQKMTYSEPEAGTGIMVPKSRKRMFIDYFVCLCGMLLPVFVAFLQED, from the coding sequence ATGGGTCCGTTTCTTACAATATGCGCCTACTCATTGGCCATGGCGATCAGCTCTTTTGTGGCTGGAATACCGCCACTTTTATTTGAGCTTCCACCTGAAAAAATGGAACACTTGTCGACACTTAGTATGGGAATTCTAGTTTCTGCAGCACAAGTGCTTATTATTCCCGAAGGTATAAAGCACTCGCCCGAGGGAAGTCCAATTGGGTTGTTTCTTATTGCCGGATTTATAACGTTGTTTACCATCGATAGACTTTCGGACATCGCTCGTTCCAGTAAGAGAAACTCAAATGGATACAGCAAAATGAATTATAATATAGAAGAAGGACAAGGTTCCCCAATTGATCCGAATTTGGAAATTGACTCATTATCAGAGCGAGGGATTTCAGACTCGCATGGTGCTTCGTCAGATGGAAAcactgatgatgattcacGTATCACGACTTCTGATGCTGACCTTGATAGTATTATGAATGATGGAGTACAGCCATCAACTACGGCAacggaagaagaagattatAGTATACGGCAGATCTTGGAATCTTCTGGTACACTCAAGGGAATGTGGAATTTAAAAGGCAGTACTAGTTTGAGAAAGCTTCTCTTCAAGGGATTTGTATCAGCATTTCAGAACACAGATACGTTAGGATTGCTCATTCATTGTATTACAGATGGAATAGCTCTTGCATCATCTTTAATGGCATCCAACGAATCGCCAACTGTGCAATCAATTTTCGTTATCGTGGCTATTTTCCTTCACAAACTTCCTACAGCGTTTGCTTTAGTCGCCTTACTAATTAGAGATGGTTTGCCTAGAATATTTGTCCTTTGTCATCTTATCTGTTTTTCGTTGGCTGCTCCACTTGGCGCTCTTATCACATACATGGTGATCGTGCTATTTGTAGACGAAAGTTTGGAAGGCCTTAGTGGACTTCTTCTTACATTTTCCGGCGGCTCTTTTCTATATGTAGGATTTCATGctcttcaaaaaatgaCATATAGTGAGCCAGAGGCAGGGACAGGTATAATGGTACCAAAGTCAAGAAAGAGGATGTTCATTGATTATTTTGTGTGCTTATGTGGAATGCTCCTTCCGGTCTTTGTTGCTTTTCTACAGGAAGACTAA